From Grus americana isolate bGruAme1 chromosome 11, bGruAme1.mat, whole genome shotgun sequence, a single genomic window includes:
- the TMEM115 gene encoding transmembrane protein 115, whose protein sequence is MRRYLPVARQHFLAALAGTSVVVKSLSAAVLLLYLLSFGLDTAYALGVTPGYLLPPNFWVWTLLTHGLVEERAWGLAASLATLGAAGRLLEPLWGALELLVFFAVVNVSVGLLGALAYFLTYVASFHLAYLFTVRIHGGLGFLGGVLVALKQTMGDSTVLKVPQVRMKAVPMLVLLLLALLRLTTLVESNVLASYGFGLLSSWVYLRFYQRHSRGRGDMSDHFAFATFFPEILQPVVGLVANLVHGILVKVKVCRKTVKRYDVGAPSSITISLPGTDPQDAERRRQLALKALNERLKRVEDQSAWPSMEDDEEEVAAKADSPLLPDPGTAGKGAGQESSLITFQDAPSQL, encoded by the exons ATGCGGCGGTACCTGCCGGTGGCCCGGCAGCACTTCTTGGCGGCGCTGGCCGGTACCAGCGTGGTGGTGAAGTCGCTGAGCGCCGCCGTCCTCCTCCTCTACCTGCTCTCCTTCGGCCTGGACACGGCCTACGCCCTGGGGGTGACCCCCGGCTACCTCCTGCCCCCCAACTTCTGGGTCTGGACGCTGCTGACGCACGGGCTGGTGGAGGAGCGGGCCTGGGGCCTGGCGGCCAGCCTGGCCACGCTGGGGGCGGCCGGCCGGCTGCTGGAGCCCCTCTGGGGCgccctggagctgctggtcttCTTCGCAGTGGTGAACGTCTCGGTGGGGCTCTTGGGGGCCCTCGCCTACTTCCTCACCTACGTGGCCTCCTTCCACCTCGCCTACCTGTTCACCGTCCGCATCCACGGCGGGCTGGGCTTCCTTGGGGGAGTCTTGGTGGCCCTCAAGCAGACGATGGGGGACAGCACCGTCCTGAAGGTGCCCCAGGTCAGAATGAAGGCTGTCCCCATGCTCGTGCtccttctcctggctctgctgcggCTCACCACCCTCGTCGAGAGCAATGTACTGGCCTCGTACGGCTTCgggctcctctccagctggGTCTATCTCCGTTTCTACCAGCGGCACAGTAGAGGCCGCGGAGACATGTCCGACCACTTCGCCTTTGCCACTTTCTTCCCCGAGatcctgcagcccgtggtgggTCTGGTGGCCAACCTGGTGCATGGCATCCTGGTGAAGGTGAAGGTCTGCCGCAAGACAGTCAAACGCTACGACGTGGGTGCCCCGTCGTCCATCACCATCAGCCTGCCAGGGACGGACCCTCAGGATGCTGAGAGGAGAAG gcagctggcccTGAAGGCCCTGAACGAGCGGCTGAAGCGCGTGGAGGACCAGTCGGCCTGGCCTAGCATGGAGGATGacgaggaggaggtggcagcaaAGGCCGACAGCCCGCTGTTGCCTGAccctggcacagctgggaagGGCGCTGGCCAGGAGTCCAGTCTCATCACCTTCCAGGATGCCCCGTCCCAGCTGTGA